One window of the Archaeoglobus sulfaticallidus PM70-1 genome contains the following:
- a CDS encoding hydrogenase iron-sulfur subunit has translation MEDFEPKILVFACNWCSYAGADLAGTSRIQYTPNIRIVRVMCSGMVNPAMILYAFKKGVDGVVVAGCHPGDCHYNVGNYYAKKRIVLLKELLEFVGFDSERLMLIWASAAEGKKFAEEMTKFAEKIKQLGPQKKFRR, from the coding sequence ATGGAGGATTTCGAACCAAAAATTCTGGTTTTTGCCTGTAACTGGTGCTCATATGCCGGGGCGGATTTAGCCGGAACGAGCAGAATACAGTACACGCCGAACATCAGAATCGTGAGGGTCATGTGTTCTGGAATGGTCAACCCGGCGATGATACTCTACGCTTTCAAGAAGGGTGTTGACGGAGTTGTTGTTGCGGGATGCCATCCCGGTGACTGCCACTACAATGTTGGTAACTACTACGCCAAGAAGAGGATCGTTTTGCTCAAAGAGCTGCTTGAGTTCGTTGGATTCGATAGTGAGAGGCTTATGCTCATCTGGGCTTCGGCTGCTGAGGGCAAGAAGTTCGCTGAGGAGATGACGAAGTTTGCAGAGAAGATCAAGCAACTTGGCCCGCAAAAGAAGTTCAGGAGGTGA